A single Actinomadura algeriensis DNA region contains:
- a CDS encoding enoyl-CoA hydratase/isomerase family protein — protein sequence MTERHVTVERQGRVALVFLDRPDRRNSYTPLMALQLQEALVAFDADPEVAVIVVSGRGEHFGVGADLDMNWRDERTHGVETLTEPEKAPWNLSTPIIAAINGDAIGVSLTWAMQADIRVVADSARLAFSFNRVGIMPDRGSTWLLPRLAGFGVAMDLLLTGRTIDGTEFERRGLATHIAAPQDVLEVAVNLATDMAERCAPVSMTATKRLMYEFLESTDRIAAYNRERRVLTWIRTRGETLRGIAAFKEKRAPEWGTTKHTRVPAELR from the coding sequence ATGACCGAACGTCACGTCACCGTCGAGAGGCAGGGCCGCGTCGCCCTGGTCTTCCTGGACCGCCCGGACCGTCGCAACTCCTACACCCCGCTGATGGCCCTCCAGCTCCAGGAGGCGCTGGTCGCCTTCGACGCCGACCCGGAGGTGGCGGTGATCGTGGTGAGCGGGCGCGGTGAGCACTTCGGCGTCGGCGCGGACCTCGACATGAACTGGCGCGACGAGCGGACACACGGCGTCGAGACCCTGACGGAGCCGGAGAAGGCGCCGTGGAACCTGAGCACGCCGATCATCGCGGCCATCAACGGTGACGCCATCGGCGTCAGCCTCACCTGGGCGATGCAGGCCGACATCCGCGTGGTGGCCGACTCGGCCCGGCTGGCGTTCTCGTTCAACCGGGTCGGCATCATGCCCGACCGCGGCTCGACCTGGCTCCTGCCCCGGCTGGCGGGCTTCGGCGTCGCGATGGACCTGCTGCTGACCGGCCGGACGATCGACGGCACCGAGTTCGAGCGGCGCGGCCTGGCAACCCACATCGCCGCGCCGCAGGACGTCCTCGAGGTCGCCGTGAACCTCGCGACCGACATGGCCGAGCGCTGCGCGCCGGTGTCGATGACCGCGACCAAGCGGCTCATGTACGAGTTCCTGGAATCGACCGACCGGATCGCGGCGTACAACCGCGAGCGCCGCGTCCTGACCTGGATCCGCACCCGCGGCGAGACCCTGCGCGGCATCGCGGCCTTCAAGGAGAAGCGCGCGCCCGAGTGGGGCACCACCAAGCACACGCGCGTCCCGGCCGAGCTGCGATGA
- a CDS encoding crotonase/enoyl-CoA hydratase family protein: MSDAHETAPSAATTGECEAPEVLVEAREDVLVITLNRPQAKNAMTQNMARLIADALERLDGEPALRLAVITGGGGSFCAGMDLKGFLRGERPSIPGRGFGGVTAAPPRKPLIAAVEGWALAGGFELVLACDLVVAASTARFGVPEVKRGLVASAGGLHRLPDRLPEVVAMELALTGDPVGAERLHALGMITRLTDEGGALDAALALARTIAANGPLAVATSKRILVESRAWPREERFARQQPYVDEVFASNDAQEGARAFTEKRPAAWTGG; the protein is encoded by the coding sequence GTGAGCGACGCCCACGAAACCGCGCCCTCTGCCGCGACGACCGGGGAGTGCGAAGCACCCGAGGTGCTCGTCGAGGCCCGCGAGGACGTCCTGGTCATCACCCTCAACCGGCCGCAGGCGAAGAACGCCATGACCCAGAACATGGCCCGGCTCATCGCGGACGCCCTCGAACGGCTCGACGGCGAACCGGCCCTGCGGCTCGCCGTCATCACCGGCGGCGGAGGCAGTTTCTGCGCGGGCATGGACCTCAAGGGCTTCCTGCGCGGCGAGCGGCCGAGCATCCCGGGACGCGGCTTCGGCGGAGTGACGGCGGCACCGCCCCGCAAGCCGCTCATCGCCGCGGTGGAGGGATGGGCGCTGGCCGGCGGCTTCGAGCTCGTGCTCGCCTGCGACCTGGTCGTCGCGGCGTCGACCGCGCGGTTCGGCGTCCCCGAGGTGAAGCGCGGCCTGGTCGCCTCGGCGGGCGGCCTGCACCGCCTGCCGGACCGGCTGCCCGAGGTCGTCGCCATGGAGCTGGCGCTGACCGGTGACCCGGTGGGCGCCGAACGGCTGCACGCCCTCGGCATGATCACCAGGCTGACGGACGAGGGAGGAGCCCTGGACGCCGCGCTCGCCCTCGCCCGGACGATCGCCGCCAACGGACCGCTCGCGGTCGCCACGAGCAAGCGGATCCTCGTCGAGTCCCGCGCCTGGCCCCGCGAGGAACGGTTCGCCCGCCAGCAGCCCTACGTCGACGAGGTGTTCGCCTCCAACGACGCGCAGGAGGGCGCCCGCGCCTTCACCGAGAAGCGGCCCGCCGCCTGGACCGGCGGCTGA
- a CDS encoding ABC transporter substrate-binding protein: MSSPLAVFAPLLLGIETKAFEQAGIDVEIEKIPSAESLPLVARGQLDAQMTSLSSSHFNTLNDGVNVRWIVPMDKQQEVPAGTPVPGYWSHKDIVGSATSPDLSALKGADVSTPTGGTGVSGLILDNALRKVGLGVNDVKLSQPLVGPDALNALANGAVKAAWISAPLEVEAAKNPDLVPIAGYAPGVTGTAIMAGRTLLDRPEVAVKFTQVLSEVTKKYLDGDYRKNAETVNLLAAAEEVDKSTIEDSALLAFDPSFSMEGTEKFADDLQAFSLKRGELEYDEPLDSAALIDTRFTEAATSCESTVG, encoded by the coding sequence ATGAGCTCCCCGCTCGCCGTGTTCGCGCCGCTCCTGCTCGGCATCGAGACCAAGGCGTTCGAGCAGGCCGGCATCGACGTCGAGATCGAGAAGATCCCGAGCGCCGAGTCGCTGCCGCTGGTCGCCCGCGGCCAGCTCGACGCGCAGATGACCTCGCTGAGCTCGTCCCACTTCAACACGCTGAACGACGGCGTCAACGTCCGCTGGATCGTTCCGATGGACAAGCAGCAGGAGGTCCCGGCCGGCACCCCGGTGCCCGGCTACTGGTCCCACAAGGACATCGTCGGAAGCGCGACCTCCCCCGACCTCTCCGCGCTCAAGGGCGCCGACGTCAGCACCCCCACCGGCGGCACCGGCGTCAGCGGCCTGATCCTCGACAACGCCCTGCGCAAGGTGGGGCTGGGCGTCAACGACGTCAAGCTCTCGCAGCCGCTGGTCGGCCCCGACGCGCTCAACGCACTCGCGAACGGTGCGGTCAAGGCCGCCTGGATCTCCGCTCCCCTCGAGGTCGAGGCCGCCAAGAACCCCGACCTCGTCCCGATCGCGGGCTACGCGCCGGGCGTGACCGGTACCGCCATCATGGCCGGTCGGACGCTCCTCGACCGGCCCGAGGTCGCCGTCAAGTTCACGCAGGTGCTCAGCGAGGTCACCAAGAAGTACCTCGACGGCGACTACCGCAAGAACGCCGAGACGGTGAACCTGCTCGCGGCCGCCGAGGAGGTCGACAAGTCCACGATCGAGGATTCGGCCCTCCTCGCCTTCGACCCGTCGTTCTCCATGGAGGGAACGGAGAAGTTCGCGGACGACCTGCAGGCGTTCTCCCTCAAGCGCGGCGAGCTGGAGTACGACGAGCCGCTCGACTCCGCGGCGCTCATCGACACCCGGTTCACCGAAGCCGCGACGAGCTGCGAATCCACCGTCGGATGA
- a CDS encoding LysR family transcriptional regulator, whose product MELHQLRAFLGVRDTGSATAAAARLGVRQSTVSAAIRALEQELAAQLFHRVGRGMSPTPAGHALVGPARRILRDCGQAGETLAAARRGGQLELAALSTVVSGPFSSLVSTWLGAAPGRAVRVRDLDREDAVAEVLIGGTAEIVCTRLPVSPPVDGALTVLPIGSWGWRVAFPPNSETVPEGAVTMRELSAVPTVLVAAGRNSSLERATARTPLSAAVVADQREARTSLMLAGVGATIVGPRLAVDAAAAGAHVRPLDPPFTQSVGLVFDPARLSPVARGFIAAAGDSDEGGAGG is encoded by the coding sequence GTGGAGCTTCACCAGCTGCGGGCCTTCCTGGGCGTCCGCGACACCGGCAGTGCGACGGCCGCCGCCGCACGGCTCGGCGTCCGGCAGTCGACGGTGTCGGCCGCGATCCGCGCCCTGGAGCAGGAACTCGCGGCGCAGCTTTTCCATCGCGTCGGGCGCGGGATGTCGCCGACGCCGGCGGGCCACGCCCTGGTCGGGCCGGCGCGCCGGATCCTGCGCGACTGCGGGCAGGCCGGGGAGACCCTGGCCGCGGCCCGCCGGGGCGGCCAACTGGAACTCGCGGCCCTGTCGACCGTGGTCAGCGGCCCGTTCTCGTCGCTCGTCTCGACCTGGCTCGGCGCCGCGCCGGGACGCGCGGTACGGGTGCGCGACCTCGACCGCGAGGACGCGGTGGCCGAGGTTCTGATCGGAGGCACCGCGGAGATCGTCTGCACCCGGCTGCCCGTGTCCCCGCCGGTGGACGGCGCGCTGACGGTGCTGCCGATCGGCTCGTGGGGGTGGCGGGTCGCCTTCCCGCCGAACTCTGAGACCGTCCCGGAAGGCGCGGTCACGATGCGGGAGCTGTCCGCCGTGCCGACGGTGCTCGTCGCGGCGGGCCGCAACTCCTCCCTCGAGCGCGCCACAGCCCGGACTCCCCTGTCGGCCGCCGTGGTCGCCGACCAGCGCGAGGCCCGCACCTCGCTGATGCTGGCCGGCGTGGGCGCCACGATCGTCGGCCCGCGGCTCGCCGTGGACGCGGCCGCCGCCGGCGCGCACGTGCGGCCGCTGGACCCGCCGTTCACCCAGTCGGTCGGGCTGGTCTTCGACCCGGCCCGGCTCTCACCGGTCGCCCGGGGGTTCATCGCGGCCGCGGGCGACTCCGACGAGGGCGGCGCCGGCGGGTGA
- a CDS encoding cytochrome P450: protein MADGEGTDVHASTKDAQPVNDTINLVSGDFWGRDPHAELRWMRDNAPIYWDPNGGVWGVSTYAAVKYVSRHPDLFCNGQGIRPDADAMPMMIDMDDPEHKLRRKLVSAGFTPRRVADRRAYLERVCDEIIDGVCERGECDFVADLAAQLPLIVIGDALGFAPADRQTLLAWSDDMLRALTGGDDPDLMVRAGEAFAGFNDHTSAVVADRRDRPRDDLISALTHATVDGRGLEHDSLLQEALLILIGGDETTRHVISGGMWQLFRHPEQRAVLAADPSGIPVAVEEMLRWVSPIKNMARTATRDTVLDGRDVAAGDTLLLLYPSANRDRAVFTDPDTFDTTRHPNEHLAFGNGPHFCLGNSLARLELEVMFGRLLARLPDLEPVGSDEPLHRPANFVSGYETMPVRFTPTRRALE from the coding sequence ATGGCCGACGGAGAGGGAACGGACGTGCACGCATCGACCAAAGACGCCCAGCCGGTCAACGACACGATCAACCTGGTCAGCGGTGATTTCTGGGGACGCGACCCCCATGCCGAGCTCCGCTGGATGCGGGACAACGCGCCGATCTACTGGGACCCCAACGGCGGGGTCTGGGGCGTGTCGACCTACGCGGCGGTCAAGTACGTCTCCCGCCACCCCGACCTGTTCTGCAACGGGCAGGGCATCCGTCCCGACGCCGACGCCATGCCGATGATGATCGACATGGACGACCCCGAGCACAAGCTGCGGCGCAAGCTGGTCAGCGCGGGGTTCACCCCGCGGCGGGTCGCCGACCGCCGGGCGTACCTCGAACGCGTCTGCGACGAGATCATCGACGGGGTCTGCGAGCGCGGCGAATGCGACTTCGTCGCCGACCTGGCCGCGCAGCTGCCGCTGATCGTGATCGGCGACGCCCTCGGGTTCGCGCCCGCGGACCGCCAGACGCTGCTCGCCTGGTCCGACGACATGCTCCGGGCGCTGACCGGCGGCGACGACCCCGACCTGATGGTGCGCGCGGGCGAGGCGTTCGCGGGCTTCAACGACCACACGTCCGCCGTGGTGGCCGACCGCCGCGACCGCCCCCGCGACGACCTCATCAGCGCGCTCACCCACGCGACCGTCGACGGCCGGGGCCTGGAGCACGACTCGCTGCTGCAGGAGGCCCTGCTCATCCTCATCGGCGGCGACGAGACGACCCGGCACGTCATCTCCGGCGGGATGTGGCAGCTGTTCCGGCACCCGGAGCAGCGCGCGGTCCTCGCCGCGGACCCGTCCGGCATCCCGGTCGCGGTCGAGGAAATGCTGCGCTGGGTGTCCCCGATCAAGAACATGGCCCGCACCGCCACCCGCGACACCGTGCTCGACGGACGGGACGTCGCCGCGGGCGACACGCTCCTGCTGCTGTACCCGTCCGCCAACCGGGACCGCGCGGTGTTCACCGACCCCGACACCTTCGACACCACCCGGCACCCGAACGAGCATCTCGCCTTCGGCAACGGCCCGCACTTCTGCCTGGGCAACAGCCTGGCCCGGCTGGAACTGGAGGTGATGTTCGGCAGACTCCTGGCACGCCTGCCCGACCTGGAACCGGTCGGATCGGACGAGCCGCTCCACCGGCCGGCGAACTTCGTCTCCGGCTACGAGACGATGCCCGTCCGCTTCACGCCGACCCGCCGCGCCCTGGAGTAG
- a CDS encoding LLM class F420-dependent oxidoreductase: MKFGMPIPYAVGFQQTVEGLRALEDAGLDVVTVPEAYTFDAVSLLGYIAARTGGVELATSILNIYSRTPALLAMTAAGLDYVSDGRFSFGIGSSGPQVIEGFHGVPFHAPLGRTREIVAICRQVWSRTSVELHGRHYDVPLTPERGGSGLGKPLKLINAPVRPSIPMTLAALGPKNIALAAELFEAWQPIFFHPELADEVFGEPLAAGRAKRDPLLPDLRIIADAKFFIGTDEHELEAARAQVRAGLALYIGGMGARGENFYHRLITRLGFGAAANEIQELYLGGSRDAAAAAVPDALVDGIALVGGPDHIERRVAAYAAAGVAQMNLSPVSTDNDERARQFAHLRRIADASL, from the coding sequence ATGAAGTTCGGAATGCCGATCCCGTACGCGGTCGGCTTCCAACAGACGGTCGAAGGGCTCCGAGCGCTGGAGGACGCGGGCCTCGACGTCGTCACCGTCCCCGAGGCGTACACCTTCGACGCCGTCAGCCTGCTCGGCTACATCGCCGCACGGACCGGCGGGGTCGAGCTCGCGACCTCGATCCTCAACATCTACTCGCGCACGCCCGCCCTCCTCGCGATGACGGCCGCGGGCCTCGACTACGTCTCCGACGGCCGGTTCTCCTTCGGCATCGGATCGAGCGGCCCCCAGGTCATCGAGGGCTTCCACGGCGTCCCGTTCCACGCGCCGCTCGGGCGGACCCGTGAAATCGTGGCGATCTGCCGGCAGGTGTGGAGCCGGACGAGCGTCGAGCTGCACGGCCGCCACTACGACGTGCCGCTCACGCCCGAGCGCGGCGGCAGCGGCCTCGGCAAGCCGCTCAAGCTCATCAACGCGCCGGTGCGACCGAGCATCCCGATGACCCTCGCGGCCCTGGGGCCGAAGAACATCGCCCTGGCCGCCGAGTTGTTCGAGGCGTGGCAGCCGATCTTCTTCCACCCCGAGCTCGCCGACGAGGTCTTCGGCGAGCCGCTCGCGGCGGGCCGCGCCAAGCGCGACCCGCTCCTGCCCGACCTCCGGATCATCGCGGACGCCAAGTTCTTCATCGGCACCGACGAGCACGAACTCGAGGCGGCCCGAGCCCAGGTCCGCGCCGGCCTCGCCCTCTACATCGGCGGAATGGGCGCCCGCGGCGAGAACTTCTACCACCGCCTGATCACCCGTCTCGGCTTCGGCGCCGCCGCGAACGAGATCCAGGAGCTCTACCTCGGCGGCTCCAGGGACGCGGCGGCCGCGGCCGTGCCGGACGCGCTCGTCGACGGCATCGCGCTCGTCGGCGGACCGGACCACATCGAGAGGAGGGTGGCGGCCTACGCCGCGGCGGGCGTGGCCCAGATGAACCTGTCGCCCGTATCGACCGACAACGACGAGCGGGCTCGCCAGTTCGCACACCTACGGAGGATCGCGGACGCGAGCCTGTGA
- a CDS encoding FAD-binding protein, with the protein MNSQPSPGLTVPQVLPAADLPAGTESFDVVVVGFGIAGGCAALEAARSGARVLLLERAAVHGGTSSMSGGHFYLGGGTAVQRATGHEDTVEAMVRYLMAGTKEPDEEKIRAYCEGSVAHFDWLEALGFEFERSYFPGKAVIQPGTEGLMFTGNEKVWPFRERIAPAPRGHKVPVPGDTDGTKMVMDLLRDRVEEAGVEVRYETGATNLVAAGDGTVAGVAWRSFERTGVVRAAGVVIAAGGFVMNADMVAAYTPALGGKLFTLGGTYDDGLGIRLGQSAGAALEHMDEPFITAPFYPPSSLVKGLIVNNLGERFVAEDSYHARTSYFVLRQPDAAAYLIADGDHMQEQRMPLVPLKDGYETIEEMEAGLGLPEGSLVRTMARYNEHAARGEDPDFHKHPDWLAPQTTGPWGVYDLTLGTALYAGFTLGGMATTVDGEARRADGTVIGGLYAAGACASNIAQDGAGYCSGTQLGEGSFFGRRAGRAAALRAEARR; encoded by the coding sequence ATGAACTCACAACCCTCCCCGGGGCTGACCGTCCCCCAGGTGCTGCCGGCCGCGGACCTGCCCGCCGGCACCGAGTCGTTCGACGTGGTCGTGGTGGGCTTCGGCATCGCGGGCGGCTGCGCCGCGCTGGAGGCCGCGCGCTCGGGCGCCCGGGTGCTGCTGCTCGAGCGGGCCGCCGTGCACGGCGGCACGTCCAGCATGTCGGGCGGCCACTTCTACCTCGGCGGCGGCACCGCGGTGCAGCGCGCCACCGGCCACGAGGACACCGTCGAGGCGATGGTGCGCTATCTGATGGCCGGCACCAAGGAGCCCGACGAGGAGAAGATCCGGGCCTACTGCGAGGGGTCGGTCGCGCACTTCGACTGGCTCGAGGCGCTCGGGTTCGAGTTCGAGCGGTCCTACTTCCCCGGGAAGGCCGTGATCCAGCCCGGCACCGAGGGGCTGATGTTCACCGGGAACGAGAAGGTGTGGCCGTTCCGCGAGCGGATCGCCCCGGCGCCGCGGGGCCACAAGGTGCCGGTCCCGGGCGACACGGACGGCACCAAGATGGTGATGGACCTGCTGCGGGACCGGGTCGAGGAGGCCGGAGTCGAGGTCCGGTACGAGACCGGCGCGACCAACCTGGTGGCCGCCGGAGACGGCACGGTCGCCGGCGTCGCCTGGCGGAGCTTCGAGCGGACCGGCGTCGTCCGCGCCGCCGGGGTGGTGATCGCGGCCGGCGGATTCGTCATGAACGCCGACATGGTCGCGGCCTACACACCGGCCCTCGGCGGGAAGCTGTTCACGCTGGGCGGCACCTACGACGACGGGCTCGGGATCCGGCTCGGGCAGTCGGCCGGCGCGGCGCTCGAGCACATGGACGAGCCGTTCATCACCGCGCCGTTCTACCCGCCGTCGTCCCTGGTGAAGGGACTGATCGTCAACAACCTCGGGGAGCGGTTCGTGGCCGAGGACAGCTACCACGCGCGCACGTCCTACTTCGTGCTCCGGCAGCCGGACGCGGCGGCGTACCTGATCGCCGACGGCGACCACATGCAGGAGCAGCGGATGCCGCTGGTCCCGCTGAAGGACGGCTACGAGACGATCGAGGAGATGGAGGCCGGCCTGGGGCTGCCCGAGGGCTCGCTCGTCCGGACCATGGCGCGGTACAACGAGCACGCGGCACGCGGCGAGGATCCCGACTTCCACAAGCATCCCGACTGGCTGGCACCGCAGACCACCGGTCCCTGGGGCGTCTACGACCTCACCCTCGGCACCGCCCTCTACGCCGGCTTCACGCTCGGCGGCATGGCCACCACGGTGGACGGCGAGGCGCGGCGAGCGGACGGGACGGTCATCGGCGGGCTCTACGCCGCCGGAGCCTGCGCGTCCAACATCGCCCAGGACGGCGCGGGCTACTGCTCGGGGACCCAGCTCGGCGAGGGCTCGTTCTTCGGCCGCAGGGCCGGCCGCGCCGCCGCGCTGCGAGCGGAGGCCCGGCGATGA
- a CDS encoding enoyl-CoA hydratase/isomerase family protein — translation MSEPLLRIEDADRVRTITLDRPKALNAFNEALYDALTDALLEAAEDPAVAVVLLTGGGRAFSAGTDLVEMGERIANPDFEPGRHGFIGLIDALEAFDKPLVLAINGLGLGIGLTVIGFADLVFMADDARLKTPFTSLGVAPEAASSYLLPRLIGRQNAAWVLLSSEWISAAEAKEMGLVWRVCEPAALMPDAHRAAAVLASRPISSLREVKRDMRAPLRDEIRRARERENDGFARLMGGPANAEALAAFAEGRDPDFTNLPPGW, via the coding sequence ATGAGCGAGCCGCTGCTGCGGATCGAGGACGCCGACCGCGTCCGGACGATCACGCTCGACCGCCCGAAGGCGCTCAACGCGTTCAACGAGGCCCTGTACGACGCGCTCACGGACGCGCTCCTGGAGGCCGCCGAGGACCCCGCGGTCGCGGTGGTGCTGCTGACCGGCGGCGGCCGTGCGTTCAGCGCCGGAACCGACCTGGTGGAGATGGGCGAGCGCATCGCGAACCCCGACTTCGAGCCCGGCCGGCACGGCTTCATCGGCCTCATCGACGCGCTGGAGGCGTTCGACAAGCCCCTGGTCCTCGCGATCAACGGGCTCGGGCTGGGCATCGGGCTGACCGTCATCGGCTTCGCCGACCTGGTCTTCATGGCCGACGACGCACGGCTCAAGACTCCTTTCACCAGCCTGGGCGTCGCACCGGAGGCCGCGTCCAGCTATCTGCTGCCCCGCCTGATCGGCCGGCAGAACGCCGCCTGGGTGCTGCTCTCCTCGGAGTGGATCTCGGCGGCCGAGGCGAAGGAGATGGGACTGGTCTGGCGGGTCTGCGAGCCCGCCGCGCTCATGCCGGACGCGCACCGGGCCGCGGCCGTGCTCGCGAGCCGTCCGATCTCGAGCCTGCGGGAGGTCAAGCGCGACATGCGGGCCCCGCTGCGGGACGAGATCCGGCGGGCCCGGGAACGGGAGAACGACGGCTTCGCCCGGCTCATGGGCGGCCCCGCCAACGCCGAGGCCCTGGCGGCGTTCGCGGAGGGCCGCGACCCCGACTTCACGAACCTGCCCCCGGGCTGGTGA
- a CDS encoding LysR family transcriptional regulator, whose translation MDLRTLRYFAAVVDEGGITQAARALFVSQPSLSLAMRGLEDELGVRLFDRSGRRARPTADGVRLLGLARQVIAEADGARERVRQVAGLEVGRLIVATSTTLAVHPLTPLVAALRERHPGLEVQIRDASTAVGTFDLVRSGEAELGVADVMPPDAGWGRCDLGAEEIVLVASPEFAEGLVEPVARARVADLDLGVVPSDLDSTSAAATAVVSMAGRVRAQCAHRAMLWELVRAGTVATFVGRRTAEAVMPWASLRSLDPPLWRDAHLVWREQALSPAGAALVGVARGRDEPPGDR comes from the coding sequence ATGGATCTTCGGACGCTGCGTTACTTCGCCGCGGTCGTCGACGAGGGCGGCATCACCCAGGCGGCACGCGCGCTGTTCGTGAGCCAGCCGTCGCTCTCCCTGGCGATGCGCGGGCTCGAGGACGAGCTCGGCGTCAGGCTCTTCGACCGGTCCGGGCGGCGCGCCCGTCCCACCGCCGACGGGGTGCGGCTGCTCGGCCTGGCGCGCCAGGTGATCGCCGAGGCCGACGGCGCGAGGGAGCGCGTCCGGCAGGTGGCCGGTCTCGAAGTCGGCCGGCTGATCGTCGCGACGTCCACCACGCTCGCGGTGCACCCGCTGACCCCGCTCGTCGCGGCGCTCCGCGAGCGGCATCCCGGACTCGAAGTGCAGATCCGGGACGCGAGCACCGCGGTCGGAACCTTCGACCTGGTGCGCTCGGGGGAGGCCGAGCTGGGCGTGGCCGACGTCATGCCTCCGGACGCCGGATGGGGCCGGTGCGACCTCGGGGCCGAGGAGATCGTGCTGGTGGCGAGCCCGGAGTTCGCCGAGGGACTGGTGGAGCCGGTCGCGCGCGCACGGGTCGCCGACCTCGACCTCGGGGTGGTCCCCTCGGACCTCGACTCCACGAGCGCCGCCGCGACGGCCGTGGTGTCGATGGCGGGCCGGGTCCGGGCCCAGTGCGCCCACCGGGCGATGCTGTGGGAGCTGGTCAGGGCCGGCACGGTCGCGACCTTCGTCGGCCGGCGCACGGCGGAGGCCGTCATGCCCTGGGCGTCGCTCCGCTCGCTCGACCCGCCGCTGTGGCGGGACGCGCACCTGGTCTGGCGCGAGCAGGCGCTGTCACCCGCCGGCGCCGCCCTCGTCGGAGTCGCCCGCGGCCGCGATGAACCCCCGGGCGACCGGTGA
- a CDS encoding CaiB/BaiF CoA transferase family protein translates to MSARATPPLDGIRVVELGGIGPVPHAGMLLASLGADVVRVERSGAEPDERAWDGTRRGRTVISADLKSAEDVRRIRALVAAADVLVEGFRPGAAERTGLGPDELRALNPGLVYGRMTGWGQHGPWAGRAGHDINYIGLTGALHAIGDDRPLPPLNLVGDFGGGSAYLVLGVVSALVRRGRTGEGCEIDAAIVDGTGSLMQLIWSLRADGRWQDRRAANLLDGGTPFYRTYRCADGGWMAVGALEPVFYRAMLDGLGLTGPDVPDRADPARWPELEALLASTFASRPRRHWESVFEGTDACVTPVLTMDEAPAHPHMAARSVLRNDPGGVLAAAAPREAGAEASYLTASTHLSVDEALRRWREPTAPRS, encoded by the coding sequence ATGAGCGCGCGCGCCACACCGCCGCTGGACGGGATCCGAGTCGTCGAACTCGGCGGCATCGGCCCCGTCCCGCACGCCGGCATGCTGCTCGCGTCCCTCGGCGCGGACGTCGTACGGGTCGAGCGATCCGGTGCGGAACCGGACGAGCGTGCCTGGGACGGCACACGCCGGGGGAGGACGGTCATCTCCGCCGACCTGAAGTCGGCGGAGGACGTCCGGCGGATCCGCGCGCTGGTCGCGGCCGCCGACGTGCTGGTGGAGGGTTTCCGGCCGGGAGCGGCCGAGCGGACGGGGCTCGGCCCCGACGAGCTCCGCGCGCTCAACCCGGGACTGGTCTACGGCCGGATGACCGGCTGGGGCCAGCACGGCCCCTGGGCGGGCCGTGCGGGGCACGACATCAACTACATCGGGCTCACCGGCGCGCTCCACGCCATCGGTGACGACCGGCCGCTGCCGCCGCTCAACCTCGTCGGCGACTTCGGCGGCGGGTCCGCCTACCTGGTCCTCGGTGTCGTGTCCGCCCTGGTCCGGCGCGGCCGCACCGGAGAGGGCTGCGAGATCGACGCGGCGATCGTCGACGGAACCGGCAGCCTGATGCAGCTGATCTGGTCACTGCGGGCCGACGGCCGCTGGCAGGACCGGCGCGCCGCGAACCTGCTCGACGGAGGCACGCCGTTCTACCGGACCTACCGCTGCGCCGACGGCGGCTGGATGGCCGTCGGCGCTCTCGAACCGGTCTTCTACCGGGCCATGCTCGACGGCCTCGGCCTGACCGGACCGGACGTCCCGGACCGTGCCGACCCGGCCCGGTGGCCGGAGCTGGAGGCGCTTCTCGCGAGCACCTTCGCGAGCCGCCCGCGCCGCCACTGGGAATCGGTGTTCGAGGGAACGGACGCCTGTGTCACGCCGGTCCTGACGATGGACGAGGCCCCGGCCCATCCCCATATGGCCGCGCGTTCGGTGCTGCGGAACGACCCCGGCGGCGTCCTGGCCGCGGCGGCCCCGCGCGAGGCCGGCGCCGAGGCGTCGTACCTGACCGCCTCGACCCACCTCTCGGTCGACGAGGCCCTGCGCCGCTGGCGTGAACCCACCGCACCACGGAGTTGA